A region of Nakaseomyces glabratus chromosome M, complete sequence DNA encodes the following proteins:
- the SNF2 gene encoding SWI/SNF catalytic subunit SNF2 (CAGL0M04807g~Component of the chromatin remodelling Swi/Snf complex; involved in regulation of biofilm formation): MDVPMPQRQLTKEEINRCYLKWQQLRNEHGKNAANVPEFIHLTKILHVAAKQQQEQKQKLQQQQQQQQQQQQVHVGTPQNDNKNNSEPWRVDNPNGSTFSHNKEQLETSTDQRPPNFTMNGTEGSASSASPATNPQVQFYKKENSNNGASQRDNFQSRTISDNSNSPATSPKSQVVTQNMPVRNNSQPNKSINSPHTINKPNDRQTQPAPLNPTQQRPVPQNSIFTPQQSELLRAQISALKSLVNNQPVPQEYQKVIQQSINNPPDFKRMLLSLSDFVKKKQLNQQSGSPASEIPEPQPQAQPPVQPPTEPQVQPQATPQAQSQPHAQSQQQDKNSTSDNAKIDTNTASANTSMTEEKPIIKTGTNTPNVTHEQIPPVGVQGTSSNTLREETHKTDTPSPRTIPGSVTHQIATPNLNKQENQNPETQNQYALKPPTERVPDPLVDGELKPAQQLPPVPIQKFVEKYPYVKNVVSIEDPDLMVDTFSIPTIPEEPVDYYSLFPNTANPKLVMEPGMLPAGVDIHTATDIYQTLIALNLDTSVNECISDMLDDSKDENTKEETLYDYFALQLLPLQKAVRGHVLQYEWYQNSLLTNAHPNFLSKIRNINFNDVLLTIELYRKREVIRQEEESKRYQQKLTRIRNSVVNTFNHKVHRRNKRIKLGHKLVATHANIEKEEQKRAERKAKERLQALKANDEEAYIKLLDQTKDTRITHLLKQTNAFLDSLTKAVKDQQKYTKDMLNQHLMEKKEESAEPVVYNDDQMLTMSMNDDDDDEENIDYYNVAHRIKEEVRQQPSILVGGTLKEYQIKGLQWMVSLFNNHLNGILADEMGLGKTIQTISLLTYLYEMKNIKGPFLIIVPLSTLPNWSSEFAKWAPKLRTISYKGSPNERKMKQAQIKSGEFDAVITTFEYIIKERAILSKVKWVHMIIDEGHRMKNAQSKLSLTLNTFYHSDYRLILTGTPLQNNLPELWALLNFVLPKIFNSAKSFDEWFNTPFANTGGQDKIELSEEETLLIIRRLHKVLRPFLLRRLKKDVEKELPDKVEKVIKCKMSALQHAMYQQMLKHKQLFIGDQKKNKLVGLRGFNNQLMQLKKICNHPFVFEEVEDHINPTRDTNMNIWRVAGKFELLERILPKLKASRHRVLIFFQMTQIMDIMEDFLRYIDIKYLRLDGHTRSDERGELLKLFNDPNSEYFCFILSTRAGGLGLNLQTADTVIIFDTDWNPHQDLQAQDRAHRIGQKNEVRIIRLITTNSVEEVILERAYKKLDIDGKVIQAGKFDNKSTAEEQEALLRSLLEAEEGRRRRREAGIEEEEELRDNEINEILARSEDDLALFSKLDTEREEADKAMHINSRLMTLDELPEIYHRNIDEELKKEESESAETYGRGTRERKQMIYSDNMSEEQWLKQFEVSDSEDKDPNKIMELKDDETDVNSNTIKTESNEAIRSSSISIPSSPTQTMNNTPETNDLDSDSGEYAKKRKAPSTRPRGRPKKIKTDDGENNPTESITGDVGDNTEDVVKRAGKTSIKSANTSSRGRGRGRGRGKPRGRAGMRGRGRPPKSKNGMVYVRMLPEDPVSEEERKGIAEQATKLYDFALNYVNSDERRLSDIFLVKPSKHLYPDYYLIIKYPIAFDTIKDAIDRLQYNSITEVMEDFHLMFANARVYNTEGSIIYEDAIELEDAMLQKYVEITNDTATLDFTEFDAKYGTKPLHIQEPETHSTNENTPQDSSKDII, encoded by the coding sequence ATGGACGTTCCCATGCCACAACGCCAACTAACGAAGGAAGAAATAAATAGATGCTATCTAAAGTGGCAGCAACTTCGAAATGAACACGGTAAGAACGCTGCCAATGTACCCGAATTTATCCATCTAACTAAAATTCTTCATGTGGCTGCcaaacaacaacaagaacagAAGCAAAAGttgcaacagcaacaacagcaacaacagcaacaacagcaggTACACGTAGGTACACCACAAAACGACAATAAGAACAACAGCGAACCTTGGCGTGTTGATAACCCAAATGGGTCTACATTCTCTCATAATAAGGAACAACTGGAGACGTCAACAGACCAAAGGCCACCAAACTTCACAATGAATGGTACCGAGGGAAGTGCGTCTTCAGCATCTCCCGCAACTAACCCACAAGtacaattttataaaaaagaaaatagtaACAATGGTGCTTCCCAAAGAGACAATTTTCAATCGAGGACCATTTCTGACAATTCAAACTCGCCTGCCACATCACCTAAGTCTCAAGTAGTTACACAAAATATGCCTGTGCGTAATAATAGTCAACCTAATAAATCAATTAACTCCCCACATACAATTAACAAACCTAATGATAGACAAACGCAGCCAGCACCTCTAAATCCAACACAACAGAGACCGGTTCCCCAAAACTCAATATTTACGCCACAACAATCAGAATTGCTAAGAGCTCAGATTTCGGCTCTCAAAAGCCTTGTCAATAACCAACCTGTCCCAcaagaatatcaaaaagtCATTCAACAATCAATTAACAATCCACCTGATTTCAAGCGCATGCTACTCTCCTTGAGCGATTTTGTCAAGAAAAAGCAGCTTAATCAACAGAGTGGCAGCCCAGCTTCTGAAATTCCAGAACCACAACCACAAGCGCAACCACCGGTGCAACCACCAACTGAACCGCAAGTGCAACCACAGGCGACACCACAGGCGCAATCGCAACCACATGCACAATCACAGCAACAGGATAAAAATAGCACCTCAGATAACGCCAAAATTGATACCAATACAGCCTCAGCTAACACATCAATGACGGAAGAAAAACCAATAATTAAAACAGGGACAAATACACCGAATGTCACTCACGAACAAATACCACCTGTTGGTGTACAAGGGACTAGCTCTAATACACTCAGAGAAGAAACACATAAAACAGATAccccatctccaagaaCCATACCAGGATCTGTTACCCATCAAATTGCAACACCAAATTTGAACAAACAAGAGAATCAGAACCCTGAAACACAAAATCAGTATGCTTTGAAACCGCCAACAGAAAGAGTGCCAGACCCATTGGTAGATGGTGAGCTAAAACCTGCTCAACAACTACCTCCAGTACCCATTCAAAAGTTTGTTGAAAAATACCCATATGTTAAGAATGTTGTATCGATTGAAGATCCGGACTTAATGGTTGATACGTTTTCTATTCCAACTATCCCTGAGGAACCTGTTGATTATTATTCCTTATTCCCGAATACTGCCAATCCTAAACTGGTAATGGAGCCAGGCATGTTGCCTGCTGGCGTTGACATTCATACAGCAACAGATATTTATCAAACCTTAATAGCTCTCAATCTTGATACATCAGTTAATGAATGCATTTCTGACATGCTCGACGATAGTAAGGATGAAAATACCAAAGAGGAAACTTTATATGATTATTTTGCCTTGCAGTTATTACCTCTACAGAAAGCTGTCCGTGGCCATGTACTACAATATGAATGGTATCAGAATTCCTTATTAACGAATGCTCATCCTAACTTTTTATCGAAGATCagaaatattaatttcaatGATGTCTTATTAACTATAGAACTGTATCGCAAACGTGAAGTAATtagacaagaagaagaaagcaagAGGTATCAACAAAAACTGACCAGAATCAGAAATTCCGTAGTCAATACATTTAACCACAAGGTTcacagaagaaataaaagaataaaattgGGGCATAAATTAGTTGCCACACATGCAAACattgaaaaggaagaaCAGAAAAGAGCCGAAAGAAAGGCGAAGGAGCGTTTACAAGCATTGAAGGCTAATGATGAGGAAGCTTATATCAAACTATTGGACCAAACAAAAGATACTAGAATTACACATCTTCTAAAACAAACCAACGCCTTTTTGGATTCCTTAACAAAAGCTGTCAAGGACCAACAGAAGTACACCAAAGATATGCTAAACCAACATCTTATGgagaaaaaggaagaaTCTGCTGAGCCTGTGGTATATAACGATGATCAAATGTTAACGATGAGTATGaacgatgatgatgatgatgaggaaAATATAGACTATTATAACGTTGCCCATAGGATCAAGGAAGAAGTCAGACAACAACCATCGATATTAGTTGGTGGTACGTTAAAAGAATACCAAATCAAGGGTTTACAATGGATGGTCTCACTTTTCAACAACCATTTAAATGGTATTTTGGCTGATGAAATGGGTCTAGGTAAGACAATTCAAACAATTTCCCTACTGACTTATCTttatgaaatgaaaaatataaaggGACCTTTCTTAATCATTGTTCCTTTATCTACCTTACCAAATTGGAGCTCTGAATTTGCAAAATGGGCACCGAAATTACGTACGATTTCTTATAAGGGCTCTCCtaatgaaagaaagatGAAGCAAGCACAAATAAAATCTGGTGAGTTCGATGCTGTTATCACAACgtttgaatatattattaaagaGAGGGCAATTTTGTCCAAGGTTAAGTGGGTTCATATGATTATTGATGAGGGTCACAGAATGAAAAATGCACAATCAAAGCTGTCCCTTACATTAAACACCTTCTACCACTCTGATTATCGTTTAATTTTGACAGGTACTCCTTTACAGAACAACCTTCCAGAATTGTGGGCTTTATTAAACTTTGTTTTACCCAAAATCTTTAATTCAGCAAAGTCTTTTGATGAATGGTTTAATACACCTTTTGCTAATACTGGTGGCCAAGATAAAATCGAATTAAGCGAAGAAGAAACACTATTGATTATTAGAAGACTGCATAAGGTCCTACGTCCTTTCTTATTACGTCGTTTGAAGAAGGATGTCGAGAAGGAGTTACCAGATaaagttgaaaaagttATCAAGTGTAAGATGAGTGCATTGCAGCATGCAATGTATCAACAAATGCTAAAACACAAACAGTTGTTTATTGGCgatcaaaagaagaacaagttGGTAGGCTTGAGAGGCTTCAATAACCAATTGATGCAATTAAAGAAGATATGTAACCATCCgtttgtttttgaagaagttgagGACCATATTAACCCAACTAGAGATACAAATATGAACATTTGGCGTGTTGCTGGTAAGTTTGAACTTCTAGAAAGAATTTTGCCCAAGTTGAAAGCCTCCCGCCATAGAGTACtgatttttttccaaatgACACAGATTATGGATATTATGGAAGACTTTTTGAGATATATTGACATCAAATATTTAAGATTGGATGGTCATACAAGATCAGACGAACGTGGTGAACTTTTGAAGCTTTTTAACGATCCAAATTCTGAGTACTTTTGTTTCATCCTGTCTACTAGAGCTGGTGGGTTGGGTTTGAATCTTCAAACTGCAGACACAGTTATCATTTTTGATACAGATTGGAATCCGCATCAAGATTTGCAAGCTCAAGATAGAGCCCATAGAATTGGTCAGAAAAACGAGGTGCGTATCATTCGTTTGATCACGACAAACTCTGTAGAAGAGGTCATTCTTGAAAGGGCCTATAAGAAACTGGATATTGACGGTAAAGTTATTCAAGCTGGTAAATTTGATAACAAATCAACAGctgaagaacaagaggCTTTACTGAGATCCCTATTAGAAGCTGAAGAAGGACGTAGGAGAAGGAGAGAAGCTGGtatagaagaagaagaagaactgcGAGACAATGAGATCAACGAGATTTTGGCTAGAAGTGAAGATGATCTAGCTCTATTCTCTAAGTTAGACACTGAGAGGGAAGAAGCTGATAAGGCTATGCATATTAACAGTAGATTGATGACCCTTGACGAACTACCAGAGATATATCACAGAAATATTGACGAAgaattaaagaaagaagaatcTGAATCTGCAGAAACTTATGGTAGAGGGACTAGAGAACGCAAACAAATGATTTATTCTGATAATATGTCTGAAGAACAGTGGTTAAAACAATTTGAGGTTAGTGACTCTGAGGATAAAGATCCAAACAAAATAATGGAATTAAAAGATGACGAAACAGATGTAAACTCCAATACCATCAAAACTGAATCCAATGAGGCAATACGATCAAGCAGTATATCTATCCCTAGCAGTCCGACACAAACTATGAACAATACACCAGAAACAAATGATTTGGATTCGGACAGTGGGGAATACGcgaagaagagaaaggCTCCATCCACTAGACCGCGTGGTCGTccaaagaaaataaagacGGATGATGGAGAAAATAATCCTACAGAGTCCATTACAGGTGACGTTGGTGATAATACCGAGGATGTTGTTAAAAGGGCTGGTAAGACTTCAATAAAGTCTGCAAACACTTCATCCAGGGGTCGTGGCCGAGGCCGTGGTAGAGGGAAGCCTAGAGGACGTGCCGGTATGCGTGGACGTGGTAGACCGCCCAAATCAAAAAACGGAATGGTTTACGTTCGTATGCTACCCGAAGATCCAGTCTCTGAAGAGGAGCGTAAGGGTATTGCAGAACAAGCTACGAAACTATACGATTTTGCCTTGAATTATGTCAATAGTGATGAAAGAAGACTATCTGACATATTTTTGGTTAAACCTTCTAAGCACTTGTATCCtgattattatttaatCATAAAATACCCTATTGCATTTGACACAATAAAGGATGCAATAGACAGACTACAGTATAACTCAATAACGGAGGTGATGGAGGATTTCCACCTAATGTTTGCAAATGCGCGTGTTTACAATACAGAAGGTTCTATTATTTACGAAGACGCCATAGAACTGGAAGATGCCATGCTACAAAAGTATGTGGAAATTACAAACGATACTGCTACTCTTGATTTCACTGAATTTGATGCGAAGTATGGGACTAAACCATTGCATATACAGGAACCAGAAACTCATTCCACTAACGAAAACACCCCTCAAGACTCATCAAaagatataatataa
- a CDS encoding uncharacterized protein (CAGL0M04763g~Ortholog(s) have role in cellular response to drug and cytosol, nucleus localization): MVGKNNELYAFYAFLQLYKHMGHVQRDYSLRQVAEALYDTTLIIKEDTSLFITWKRLDSQKTSIDSDDDDGYALRGCIGTFAKLPIEAGIQRYSLIAALEDSRFTPISERELKTLKCSCNILRHFEKIYSSGDDHGDIDNWEIGKNGIELLFKHPKSGKTCSATFLPDVMVEQGWDKKETFLNLIQKAGCWNEAGQILNDYEKYFLEVIKYEGKKSEITYDAFISGFEKLETLV, from the coding sequence ATGGTTGGCAAGAACAATGAACTGTATGCGTTCTACGCATTTCTGCAGTTATATAAGCATATGGGGCATGTGCAGAGGGATTACAGTCTGAGACAGGTAGCCGAAGCGTTGTATGATACCACACTGATAATCAAAGAGGATACTTCACTCTTTATAACTTGGAAGAGGCTTGATAGTCAAAAGACATCTATTGATAGTGATGACGACGATGGCTATGCTCTAAGGGGTTGCATTGGTACTTTTGCAAAATTGCCTATTGAAGCTGGTATTCAGAGGTATTCTTTAATTGCTGCACTCGAAGATAGCAGATTCACTCCAATTTCTGAAAGAGAACTGAAAACACTTAAGTGTAGCTGCAACATATTAAGGCATTTCGAGAAAATCTATTCGAGCGGGGACGACCACGGGGACATCGACAATTGGGAAATAGGAAAAAATGGTATCGAATTACTGTTTAAGCATCCAAAGTCAGGAAAAACTTGTAGTGCTACTTTTTTACCTGATGTAATGGTAGAACAAGGTTGGGATAAAAAGGAAACGTTCTTGAATTTAATTCAGAAAGCTGGTTGTTGGAATGAAGCAGGGCAAATATTAAACGATTAcgaaaaatattttttggaaGTAATTAAATATGAAGGTAAGAAAAGTGAAATCACGTATGATGCTTTTATCAGTGGTTTTGAGAAGTTAGAGACTTTGGTTTAA
- the RRP36 gene encoding rRNA-processing protein RRP36 (CAGL0M04719g~Ortholog(s) have role in cleavage involved in rRNA processing, maturation of SSU-rRNA from tricistronic rRNA transcript (SSU-rRNA, 5.8S rRNA, LSU-rRNA) and 90S preribosome, nucleolus localization): MSYYFKNIKPSYDDDSDEVSDEQDLDAILASKMRGRAESDDESSEEEDDGLSKLSFGSLKKAEDQLEEEERGELRKKRKPQHSKPINDEPEVRHKVYKEEEQEESDSESGSDDGAFFEEDERDNHSRPKNKNSKKRKHAPTEHSSKKRVSKIRDIPGLEIARQAKSGIYQDVRFTKATGEATDFSVIRRRYKFLDEYREKEIEEMERLLNDKKFVNKAESREIENMKEKVRSMKSRLQSVKNRELEQQIVKDYEGKLNEGNKNRFHLKKAEKRKVIQKWKFDHMKAKQREKVMERKRKKKLGKEFKQFEFHNR, from the coding sequence ATGTCATACTATTTTAAGAATATCAAACCCAgttatgatgatgacaGCGATGAAGTTTCCGATGAGCAAGACTTAGATGCCATTCTGGCGAGCAAGATGAGAGGTAGGGCCGAGAGTGATGATGAGAGTAgcgaagaagaagatgatgggTTGAGCAAACTTTCTTTTGGTTCATTGAAGAAGGCTGAAGATCAGctagaagaagaggaacgCGGTGAACTGCGAAAGAAACGCAAGCCGCAACACAGCAAGCCTATAAATGATGAACCTGAGGTAAGGCACAAGGTTTATAAAGAGGAAGAACAAGAGGAATCAGACAGTGAATCGGGGTCCGATGATGGTGCattctttgaagaagatgaaagaGATAATCATAGCAGgccaaaaaataagaatagTAAAAAGCGGAAGCATGCTCCAACGGAACACTCATCTAAGAAACGTGTTTCAAAGATACGAGACATACCTGGCTTAGAAATTGCTAGGCAAGCCAAATCAGGTATATATCAGGATGTTAGGTTCACAAAAGCTACTGGTGAAGCTACAGACTTCTCAGTtattagaagaagatataaATTTCTGGATGAGTatagagagaaagagattgAAGAGATGGAGAGATTATTGAATGATAAGAAGTTTGTAAATAAAGCTGAGAGcagagaaattgaaaacatgAAGGAAAAAGTACGTAGTATGAAATCTCGCTTACAATCTGTCAAGAACAGAGAACTCGAGCAACAGATTGTCAAAGATTATGAAGGTAAGCTGAATGAAGGTAATAAGAACAGATTCCACTTGAAGAAAGCAGAGAAACGTAAGGttattcaaaaatggaaatttGATCACATGAAGGCTAAGCAACGTGAGAAGGTCATGGAgagaaagaggaagaagaagcttgGTAAAGAGTTTAAGCAATTTGAGTTTCATAATCGCTAA
- the RDL2 gene encoding thiosulfate sulfurtransferase RDL2 (CAGL0M04697g~Ortholog(s) have thiosulfate sulfurtransferase activity and mitochondrion localization) — protein sequence MFKRVVSISRGRVSPIRLVGLNRSANMIRYLSTNGPKAYNFEDIKQLVQHPDPKKVLVDVREPEELKECKLPNSINIPLKSAPGALGLPEEEFQELFHIEKPPKDKELIFFCALGVRAKTSEELARSYGYESTGVWEGSMKEWKEKGGDKIKV from the coding sequence ATGTTCAAAAGAGTTGTTTCTATTTCAAGAGGTAGAGTATCACCGATCAGGTTGGTTGGCCTGAACAGAAGTGCCAATATGATCAGATACCTCAGCACAAATGGACCAAAAGCGTATAACTTCGAGGACATCAAACAGCTAGTTCAACATCCTGATCCCAAAAAGGTGCTTGTGGATGTAAGAGAGCctgaagaattgaaagagTGCAAGTTGCCTAACTCTATTAATATTCCTTTGAAGAGTGCACCGGGTGCATTGGGGCTACCTGAAGAGGAGTTCCAAGAATTATTTCATATTGAGAAACCTCCTAAAGATAAAGAGTTGATTTTCTTCTGTGCGCTTGGTGTGAGAGCCAAGACTTCCGAAGAACTAGCTAGGTCTTATGGTTACGAATCAACAGGTGTTTGGGAAGGATCTATGAAGGAATGGAAAGAGAAGGGTGGTGATAAGATTAAAGTCTGA
- the MPD1 gene encoding protein disulfide isomerase MPD1 (CAGL0M04741g~Ortholog(s) have protein disulfide isomerase activity, protein disulfide oxidoreductase activity, protein-disulfide reductase (glutathione) activity, role in protein folding and endoplasmic reticulum, fungal-type vacuole localization) produces the protein MKVYLLTLLVYIASVFAQDQSFYKDDPNIIELTPSNFDRVVHNTNYTTLVEFYAPWCGYCKQLKNTIHSLGKASDSIFQVAAVNCDKASNKQLCGEYGVEGFPTLKVFKPGKAGKTAVKKHASETYMGERKLAPLINFIKAKIKNHVKKLTSADMVSKLVNSQSSNKYAVVLFSKQSSIPVTYKSIAIDWLDRVKFYCYLNTKKTLVESLKSFESESAEIIGPLVDRIGKLSAGKDKSLLVLIDKENQKISVLEDKITKSNVAKFIIDNTSLKPKEGPYSKRDDYLAKLKLNKKKKTQVQNDEL, from the coding sequence ATGAAAGTGTACCTGTTAACACTGCTGGTGTATATTGCTTCAGTTTTTGCTCAGGATCAAAGTTTTTACAAAGATGATCCTAATATCATTGAACTGACCCCTTCTAATTTTGATCGGGTGGTCCACAACACCAATTATACTACACTAGTTGAGTTCTATGCTCCTTGGTGTGGTTACTGCaagcaattgaagaacACTATACATAGCCTTGGGAAAGCATCTGACAGCATTTTCCAAGTGGCTGCAGTGAATTGTGACAAAGCTAGTAATAAACAGCTATGTGGTGAATACGGTGTTGAAGGGTTCCCCACTTTGAAAGTGTTTAAGCCTGGTAAAGCTGGCAAAACTGCAGTTAAGAAACATGCAAGCGAGACCTATATGGGTGAGAGGAAACTTGCACCGCTGATAAATTTTATCAAAGCCAAGATCAAGAACCATGTGAAGAAGTTAACCAGTGCTGATATGGTGAGTAAATTGGTCAATTCTCAATCTAGTAATAAATACGCTGTCGTTTTGTTTTCGAAGCAAAGCAGTATTCCTGTAACTTACAAGTCAATTGCAATTGATTGGCTGGACAGAGTTAAGTTTTATTGCTACTTGAACACAAAGAAGACCCTAGTGGAATCTCTAAAGTCTTTCGAAAGTGAATCCGCTGAGATTATTGGACCCTTGGTTGATCGCATCGGCAAGTTATCCGCTGGTAAGGATAAAAGCCTGCTTGTTTTAATCGACAAAGAAAACCAGAAAATCAGTGTGCTGGAGGATAAGATAACCAAATCCAATGTTGCCAAGTTTATAATAGACAACACTTCTCTGAAACCAAAGGAAGGCCCATACAGTAAGCGAGATGACTATTTAGCCAAGTTGAAactgaacaagaagaagaaaaccCAGGTCCAAAACGATGAATTGTGA
- the RDL1 gene encoding thiosulfate sulfurtransferase RDL1 (CAGL0M04675g~Ortholog(s) have thiosulfate sulfurtransferase activity and endoplasmic reticulum, mitochondrial outer membrane localization) translates to MWKRIVDAWNGNATSPSTPGVNTYDFEGMKKVAMQHDPSTVLVDVREPSEFSVVHIPGSINVPYRSHPEGFSLDPVTFKQTFGYEKPPVSNHLIFYCASGRRGSMAREVAAKNGYTNLSEYPGSMNDWVAKGGDRLAL, encoded by the coding sequence ATGTGGAAAAGAATTGTTGATGCATGGAACGGAAACGCTACTAGTCCAAGCACTCCTGGTGTAAACACATATGACTTTGAAGGTATGAAAAAAGTTGCTATGCAACATGATCCAAGCACTGTCTTAGTTGATGTTAGGGAACCTTCAGAATTCAGTGTGGTACATATTCCGGGCTCCATCAATGTCCCATACAGATCACATCCAGAAGGTTTCAGTTTGGACCCAGTGACATTTAAGCAAACATTTGGTTACGAGAAGCCACCAGTTTCTAATCACTTAATCTTTTACTGTGCCAGTGGTCGCCGTGGTAGCATGGCTCGTGAGGTTGCTGCTAAGAATGGCTACACTAACTTGTCTGAGTACCCAGGTTCTATGAATGACTGGGTTGCTAAAGGTGGTGATAGATTAGCATTGTAA